The Amycolatopsis sp. 195334CR genome window below encodes:
- a CDS encoding 4'-phosphopantetheinyl transferase superfamily protein, whose amino-acid sequence MIDCTVWWAAPLPATADRLALLAPEEVDRYQAYRKDEDKLRFLTGRVLAKTVSGERLGRAPGSIELDATCEDCGKPHGPPRVPGADFRFSISHSGDWIGLAIADAPLGLDVETATRRADDSLIEYALNDDERAAMNGLTPEERAEAFFTYWTRKEALMKATGRGLKIPLQALTLSPFGEPARLVRSGDAALTPEGTQMADLNPGTGYRAAVAILTTDEIKVTESVWPA is encoded by the coding sequence GTGATCGACTGCACGGTCTGGTGGGCGGCCCCGCTGCCCGCCACCGCGGACCGGCTGGCGCTGCTGGCCCCCGAAGAGGTCGACCGGTACCAGGCGTACCGCAAGGACGAGGACAAACTGCGCTTCCTGACCGGACGCGTGCTGGCGAAAACCGTGTCCGGCGAGCGGCTGGGCCGGGCGCCCGGCTCGATCGAGCTGGACGCCACCTGCGAGGACTGCGGCAAGCCGCACGGCCCGCCGCGGGTGCCCGGCGCCGACTTCCGGTTCTCCATCTCGCATTCGGGCGACTGGATCGGGCTGGCGATCGCGGACGCGCCGCTGGGGCTGGACGTCGAAACGGCCACCCGGCGCGCCGACGACTCGCTCATCGAATACGCGCTCAACGACGACGAGCGCGCGGCGATGAACGGGCTGACCCCGGAGGAGCGCGCCGAGGCGTTCTTCACCTACTGGACGCGCAAGGAAGCGCTGATGAAGGCGACCGGGCGGGGGCTGAAGATCCCGCTGCAGGCGCTGACCCTGTCGCCGTTCGGCGAACCGGCCCGCCTGGTGCGCTCCGGCGACGCCGCGCTGACGCCGGAGGGCACGCAGATGGCCGACCTGAACCCGGGCACCGGGTACCGCGCGGCCGTGGCGATCCTGACCACCGACGAGATCAAGGTGACCGAGTCGGTCTGGCCAGCCTGA
- a CDS encoding peptidoglycan-binding protein translates to MRRFLVTAAVLATAFGLAPATASADFSAAATTCDGVKRISIGNNYIRQPVHTGGAGRNCQLAYGDSGSAVTALQQALRLCNQKANISADGDFGDLTRKALAYAQYKAGVDDDGIYGPVTRGALGWPAYNGNGFTGACAKDV, encoded by the coding sequence ATGCGACGATTCCTGGTCACGGCCGCGGTGCTGGCCACCGCCTTCGGCCTCGCCCCGGCCACCGCCTCGGCCGACTTTTCGGCCGCGGCCACGACCTGCGACGGGGTCAAGAGGATCTCGATCGGCAACAACTACATCCGCCAGCCCGTGCACACCGGCGGCGCGGGCCGGAACTGCCAGCTCGCGTACGGCGACTCCGGCTCCGCCGTGACCGCGCTTCAGCAGGCGCTCAGGCTGTGCAACCAGAAGGCGAACATCAGTGCCGACGGCGACTTCGGGGACCTCACCAGGAAGGCGCTGGCCTACGCCCAGTACAAGGCGGGCGTCGACGACGACGGCATCTACGGCCCGGTGACCCGCGGCGCGCTCGGCTGGCCCGCGTACAACGGGAACGGCTTCACCGGAGCCTGCGCCAAGGACGTCTGA
- a CDS encoding C45 family peptidase, whose amino-acid sequence MTEIVAGGSGEFMTVRHARVSGSQAEIGRALAEEARAHHGWQPLPADPTISRARRAWFERHWPQHHARMAGAAEVAGVAPDDDRVHLDALAGVPLGSGCSATWSASGVMGRNYDFFTVGWEAMFALMSGGEAPEDEPPAASRPYVVTSVPDDGPAVTFVTMNELDCAMDGINEHGLAVVLLIADAENAGAPVPAGPQVGLSPSQLPRFLLDTCENVEQAKAALLGAKQYDLGVPLHYLIADPSGRAFVWEHAHGGVEHIIEPDGDALCVTNHLLHQPADPSRDGEETMFTHDRLARLDKRAKAGPLSPSLLRDALDEVRFTSGVYPLRTLWRTAFDLAERSMSTHFYLGDAADGEPRYSPELTFRAVR is encoded by the coding sequence ATGACGGAAATCGTGGCCGGTGGATCCGGCGAATTCATGACCGTGCGGCACGCGAGGGTGTCCGGCAGCCAGGCCGAGATCGGCCGCGCCCTCGCCGAAGAAGCCCGAGCGCACCACGGCTGGCAGCCGCTGCCCGCCGATCCGACGATCAGCCGCGCCCGCCGCGCCTGGTTCGAACGCCACTGGCCGCAGCACCACGCGCGCATGGCCGGGGCCGCCGAGGTGGCCGGGGTGGCACCGGACGACGACCGGGTGCACCTCGACGCGCTGGCGGGCGTGCCCCTCGGCTCCGGCTGCTCGGCCACCTGGTCGGCCTCCGGGGTGATGGGCCGCAACTACGACTTCTTCACCGTCGGCTGGGAGGCGATGTTCGCGCTGATGTCCGGCGGCGAGGCCCCGGAGGACGAGCCGCCCGCGGCCTCCCGCCCGTACGTGGTCACCAGCGTGCCCGACGACGGACCCGCGGTGACCTTCGTGACGATGAACGAGCTGGACTGCGCGATGGACGGCATCAACGAGCACGGCCTCGCCGTGGTGCTCCTGATCGCCGACGCCGAGAACGCGGGCGCACCCGTGCCGGCCGGCCCGCAGGTCGGGCTCAGCCCGTCGCAACTGCCCCGGTTCCTGCTGGACACCTGCGAGAACGTCGAGCAGGCCAAGGCGGCGCTGCTCGGCGCCAAGCAGTACGACCTCGGCGTGCCGTTGCACTACCTGATCGCGGACCCGTCCGGCCGGGCGTTCGTCTGGGAACACGCGCACGGCGGCGTCGAGCACATCATCGAGCCGGACGGTGACGCCCTGTGCGTGACGAACCACCTGCTCCACCAGCCCGCGGACCCGTCGCGGGACGGCGAGGAGACCATGTTCACCCACGACCGCCTCGCCCGGTTGGACAAGCGCGCGAAGGCGGGCCCGCTGTCGCCGTCCCTGCTCCGCGACGCCCTCGACGAGGTGCGGTTCACCTCGGGGGTCTACCCGCTGCGGACGCTGTGGCGCACCGCGTTCGACCTGGCGGAGCGGAGCATGTCCACGCACTTCTACCTGGGTGACGCCGCGGACGGTGAACCCCGGTACAGCCCGGAGCTCACCTTCCGCGCGGTGCGGTAG
- a CDS encoding TetR/AcrR family transcriptional regulator C-terminal domain-containing protein, translated as MTDPPYRQIVSSVQARIAAGELRAGDRMPSIRRVAADWGVAVATATKAMAVLRDAGLLETKVGSGTVVSARATAGRRREGAAAPDRARLVRTAIAIADAEGLDAVSMRRLGTELGVGPMSLYRQVAGKDDLVAEMADVVFGDHELPDPGPDGWRAKLELASRLLWQVVQRHPWLPRVISFTRPLLLPNAMAHTEWTLRALDGLGLSPAVRAREAITLPSLVMTTALTLAAEIEAEQNTGETFDLWWLAREARATELLRGGAFPHLATIPHDVVADLDGLFEHALARHLDGLATQVTVP; from the coding sequence GTGACGGACCCGCCCTACCGCCAGATCGTCAGTTCGGTCCAGGCCCGCATCGCCGCCGGTGAGCTGCGGGCGGGTGACCGGATGCCGTCCATCCGGCGGGTCGCCGCGGACTGGGGTGTGGCGGTCGCGACCGCCACCAAGGCGATGGCCGTCCTGCGTGACGCCGGGCTGCTCGAGACCAAGGTCGGCTCGGGCACGGTGGTCAGCGCCCGCGCGACCGCGGGACGGCGGCGGGAGGGCGCGGCGGCTCCCGACCGGGCCCGCCTCGTCCGCACGGCGATCGCGATCGCCGATGCCGAGGGCCTGGACGCGGTGTCCATGCGCCGGCTCGGCACCGAACTCGGGGTCGGACCGATGTCGCTCTACCGGCAGGTGGCCGGCAAGGACGACCTGGTGGCGGAGATGGCCGACGTGGTGTTCGGCGACCACGAGCTCCCCGACCCCGGCCCGGACGGCTGGCGCGCGAAGCTGGAACTGGCCTCGCGGTTGCTGTGGCAGGTGGTGCAGCGGCACCCGTGGCTGCCGAGGGTCATCTCGTTCACCCGGCCGCTGCTGCTGCCGAACGCCATGGCGCACACGGAGTGGACGCTGCGTGCGCTGGACGGCCTCGGCCTGTCCCCGGCGGTCCGGGCCAGGGAGGCGATCACCCTGCCGTCGCTGGTGATGACCACGGCACTGACCCTGGCCGCCGAAATCGAGGCGGAGCAGAACACCGGTGAAACCTTCGACCTGTGGTGGCTGGCACGGGAAGCCCGGGCGACGGAACTGCTGCGCGGCGGGGCCTTCCCGCACCTGGCGACCATCCCGCACGACGTCGTCGCCGACCTGGACGGCCTGTTCGAGCACGCGCTGGCACGCCACCTGGACGGCCTCGCCACCCAGGTAACGGTCCCCTGA
- a CDS encoding isochorismate synthase MenF, whose amino-acid sequence MTATAHEGARVADLLDGYAAGDFFFGTDRHTLLGSGVDGALSEADPVRLAEATTAALADSDVRLAVGILPFDTGPDATSPGHILLPRDVLTSGPAHPAAASLDPVAIGTPRAQRPVPEPAGHVAAVARAVEMLRDERLRKVVLARVLDLDFDEPIRPEAILRNLVRGNPAGFTFATPVPGGATFLGATPELLLSRHGDRVVSHPHAGSAPRSADPRIDAENARRLAESGKDRREHAVVIEDMVEILRPFCTHLRVAPTEVVGTPTMWHLGTTVTGTLADPGITALRLAAALHPTPAVCGTPTEAARRVVGELEPFDRGYYAGAVGWVNDEGDGEWAVAIRSAEAAERSLRLYAGGGIVADSDPEAELAETTAKFETVLRAMGLGHP is encoded by the coding sequence ATGACGGCGACGGCGCACGAAGGTGCACGGGTCGCGGATCTGCTGGACGGATACGCGGCGGGTGACTTCTTCTTCGGCACCGATCGGCACACGCTGCTGGGTTCCGGAGTGGACGGTGCACTGTCCGAAGCGGACCCGGTCCGGCTCGCCGAGGCCACCACCGCCGCGCTGGCCGACTCCGATGTCCGGCTCGCGGTCGGCATCCTCCCGTTCGACACCGGCCCCGACGCCACTTCCCCCGGGCACATCCTGTTGCCCCGCGACGTGCTGACCAGTGGGCCCGCCCACCCGGCCGCCGCATCCCTGGACCCCGTCGCCATCGGCACCCCGCGTGCCCAGCGCCCGGTGCCCGAGCCCGCCGGGCACGTGGCCGCCGTCGCTCGCGCGGTCGAGATGCTGCGCGACGAGCGGTTGCGCAAGGTGGTGCTGGCGCGGGTGCTCGACCTCGACTTCGACGAGCCGATCCGGCCCGAAGCGATCCTGCGCAACCTCGTACGGGGTAACCCGGCCGGGTTCACCTTCGCCACCCCCGTCCCGGGTGGCGCGACTTTCCTTGGTGCGACACCGGAACTGCTGCTGTCACGCCACGGCGACCGGGTGGTCTCGCACCCGCACGCCGGTTCCGCGCCGCGTTCGGCGGACCCGCGCATCGACGCGGAGAACGCGCGGCGGCTCGCGGAGTCCGGAAAGGACCGTCGCGAGCACGCGGTGGTGATCGAGGACATGGTGGAGATCCTGCGCCCGTTCTGCACGCACCTGCGCGTGGCACCGACGGAAGTCGTTGGCACACCGACGATGTGGCACCTGGGCACCACGGTCACCGGCACGCTGGCCGATCCGGGCATCACCGCGCTGCGGCTGGCCGCCGCGCTGCACCCGACGCCGGCGGTCTGCGGCACTCCGACCGAAGCCGCGCGGCGCGTGGTGGGGGAGTTGGAGCCGTTCGACCGCGGGTACTACGCGGGCGCGGTCGGCTGGGTCAACGACGAGGGCGACGGGGAATGGGCGGTCGCGATCCGGTCGGCGGAGGCCGCTGAGCGTTCACTGCGCCTGTACGCCGGCGGCGGCATCGTCGCCGACTCGGACCCGGAAGCCGAACTGGCGGAAACCACCGCGAAGTTCGAAACCGTGCTGCGGGCCATGGGCCTCGGCCACCCCTGA
- the mihF gene encoding integration host factor, actinobacterial type, translated as MALPTLTPEQRAEALAKAAEARKARSELLASIKSGKESIDKVLLRAKEDKTIGKTKVTQLLKAVPGLGAVKVAALLEQAKIPEDRRAAGLGDVQRQALIDALK; from the coding sequence TTGGCTCTGCCTACGTTGACGCCGGAGCAGCGTGCCGAAGCCCTCGCCAAGGCGGCCGAGGCTCGTAAGGCCCGCTCCGAGCTGCTTGCTTCGATCAAGTCCGGCAAGGAGAGCATCGACAAGGTGCTGCTCCGGGCCAAGGAGGACAAGACCATTGGCAAGACCAAGGTCACACAGCTGCTGAAGGCCGTTCCCGGCCTCGGCGCGGTGAAGGTCGCGGCCCTGCTGGAGCAGGCCAAGATCCCGGAGGACCGGCGCGCCGCCGGGCTGGGTGATGTCCAGCGCCAGGCGCTGATCGACGCGCTGAAGTAG
- a CDS encoding long-chain fatty acid--CoA ligase yields the protein MLSTMQDGQLSLGKLLRHGTTVHAKSEVLTWTGTESRRESYGELGVHAAKLANALRGLGVTGDQRVATFMWNNAEHLAAYLAVPAMGAVLHTLNIRLFPEQLVFVANHAEDHVVIVDGTLVPLFAKQLPQLTTVRHVIVANGDASTLEAPEGVQVHSYDELLAAQPGEFDWPEVDERSAAAMCYTSGTTGDPKGVVYSHRSIWLHSMQVCMSDSMRLSQSDSALAIVPMFHAMSWGLPYASLMVGTTLVMPDRFLQPEPIAQLLAAEKPTFAAAVPTIWQGLLQYLDNKPQDISHLREVVVGGSAAPPSLMHAFEERYGVPILHAWGMTETSPLGSVARPPESATGDERWRYRYTQGRFPASVQARLIGDNGDELPWNDEAVGELEVAGPWIAAAYHGGADVDPEKFHDGWLRTGDVGRITPDGFLTLTDRAKDVIKSGGEWISSVDLENSVMSHPAVAEAAVIGVPDEKWDERPLVAVVLREGQTATAEELREFLADKVAKWQLPENWTFIEEVPKTSVGKFDKKRLRAFHTEGRLDISQL from the coding sequence ATGTTGAGCACGATGCAGGACGGGCAACTTTCGCTCGGCAAATTGCTGCGCCACGGCACCACGGTGCACGCCAAGAGCGAAGTCCTCACCTGGACCGGTACAGAATCCCGCCGCGAGAGCTACGGGGAACTCGGCGTGCACGCCGCCAAGCTGGCGAACGCGCTCCGTGGCCTCGGCGTCACCGGCGATCAGCGGGTGGCCACCTTCATGTGGAACAACGCCGAGCACCTGGCCGCCTACCTCGCCGTGCCCGCGATGGGCGCGGTGCTGCACACGCTCAACATCCGCCTGTTCCCCGAGCAGCTGGTCTTCGTCGCCAACCACGCCGAGGACCACGTGGTGATCGTGGACGGCACGCTGGTGCCGCTGTTCGCCAAGCAGCTGCCGCAGCTGACGACCGTGCGGCACGTCATCGTGGCCAACGGCGACGCTTCGACGCTCGAAGCACCCGAAGGTGTCCAGGTCCACTCGTACGACGAGCTGCTCGCCGCGCAGCCCGGTGAGTTCGACTGGCCGGAAGTCGACGAGCGCTCGGCCGCCGCGATGTGCTACACCTCGGGCACCACCGGTGACCCGAAGGGCGTGGTCTACTCCCACCGCTCGATCTGGCTGCACTCCATGCAGGTGTGCATGTCCGACTCGATGCGCCTGTCCCAGTCCGACTCCGCGCTGGCCATCGTGCCGATGTTCCACGCCATGTCCTGGGGCCTGCCCTACGCCTCGCTGATGGTCGGCACCACGCTGGTGATGCCGGACCGCTTCCTCCAGCCGGAGCCGATCGCGCAGCTGCTGGCCGCCGAGAAGCCCACCTTCGCCGCCGCCGTGCCGACCATCTGGCAGGGCCTGCTGCAGTACCTGGACAACAAGCCGCAGGACATCTCGCACCTGCGCGAGGTGGTGGTCGGCGGTTCGGCCGCGCCGCCGTCGCTGATGCACGCCTTCGAGGAGCGCTACGGCGTGCCGATCCTGCACGCCTGGGGCATGACCGAGACCTCACCGCTGGGCAGCGTGGCGCGCCCGCCGGAGTCGGCCACCGGCGACGAGCGCTGGCGCTACCGCTACACGCAGGGCCGGTTTCCCGCGTCGGTGCAGGCGCGGCTGATCGGCGACAACGGCGACGAGCTGCCGTGGAACGACGAGGCGGTCGGCGAGCTGGAGGTGGCGGGCCCGTGGATCGCCGCGGCCTACCACGGCGGCGCCGACGTGGACCCGGAGAAGTTCCACGACGGCTGGCTGCGCACCGGTGACGTCGGCCGGATCACCCCGGACGGCTTCCTCACCCTGACCGACCGCGCCAAGGACGTGATCAAGTCCGGCGGCGAGTGGATCTCCTCGGTGGACCTGGAGAACTCGGTGATGTCGCACCCGGCGGTGGCCGAGGCCGCGGTGATCGGCGTGCCGGACGAGAAGTGGGACGAGCGCCCGCTGGTCGCCGTGGTGCTGCGCGAGGGGCAGACCGCCACCGCCGAGGAGCTGCGCGAGTTCCTCGCCGACAAGGTGGCCAAGTGGCAGCTGCCGGAGAACTGGACCTTCATCGAGGAGGTGCCCAAGACCAGCGTCGGCAAGTTCGACAAGAAGCGGCTGCGGGCCTTCCACACCGAGGGCAGGCTGGACATCTCGCAGTTGTAG